The following nucleotide sequence is from Nitrospira defluvii.
CCGCCGTGCAGGTAAAACCCGTCTCTCCGCTTCCGCACACCCTCCGGCGTCGTGACCGTTTTCGAACCCTGAATCTTGATCCGCTTCGGTCCCCAGCAGTCCTGCGGCGTATAACATTGCTGCGCGGGATTGGCTGGGGTCGGGCAAGGCACATTGCAGTAGTGGGCGCCTTCACAAGGGCTCGGGTCGCTGCTGGTAATCTCCTGATAGCCGCTCGCGATCGCATTGGCCCCGCATACGCCGCCTTGAATGGTGGAGACCGCGGCCCTGGTCACTTGCGGCTTCATGGCATAGATCCCGGTCGGAATCGGACCCACTGAAGGTTCATTTTCTCCGTGCCCAGGATGACCCGACACAGCAGGGGCCACATAGGTCGGGTTCCCTGCATTGAGCACGATCACCCGGCCGGTTTGTCCGCCCGTGTAGCCGACGAGATCGTCCTTATGCCGTTGAATCGTAGCCGCCGGTCGCCCGCCTTGCTGAATCACATGGGTGAGCTCATGGGCAAGGAGATGCCGCCCTGCTTCCGTACCCGGTGAATACTGTCCTGCGCCGAAGACCACATCCTTGCCGACCGTGTAGGCCAGGGCGTGCACTCCGCGAGCCGACGCCGCCGCTGTCGCATCGTCATGTATCCGCACGTCGCCAAAATCGTGGCCAAAGCGGCTCGCGAAAAATTCGCGCGTCGACGTATCCAGGGGACGACCCGGCGAGGCCAGGACATGCTGAACCGACGAGAGGGAATCGGCTGACTGCGTCGTCTGCGGGGCGACTTGACGCTGCGCGACCGCCGTCGAAGCCGCCGACCCTTTGGGCGATGGTGCCTTGGCACTCTTGCATTCACGCTTGGTGAGCACCAGGAAGCCGTCCGGACAGTGATAATCGTAAAAACACAAGGGAGTCGCCGCCGGCGGCGTTTCGGTGGAAATGCGCCCTGGGCCCATACCGACCACGATGTCGGTCGCCCGCACGATCACTCTGACCACCAGCCCATCGCTGAAATGTACGAAGCAGCCATAGTTGCCGTTGGCAACGGGCGGTTCGCATTCAATGTCTTCCACCCTCGCCTGCGACGTCGGCGTGATGTCGTGTTGGACATAATTTTCGGCGGCCCGTTTGCTGATACTCTCCGGGTCGTTGCGCCAACTCGGGCAACGGCTGCCGCCTCCATCGGCAGAGCCGTCTTTGGGTGCCGTTCCGTCGGAAGCCGGTTGTTCACCGACCGGTGCCGATTCCGCACCGGCTTCTGCGCGTTGTAGCGCACCCTCTTCGCCGATCGAATGGACGCCGTCTCGGACAAACCGCTGAACCAGCGGCACCGGCTGAAGTAACTGGGAGCGTCCTCTGCCATCCGGCATCCGCATCACCTGCGCGGCCACCTGGTCCGCTTCCTGCTCGTACTCATCGCCGGGCTCGTTGACTCGCAGCTTCGCCTGCACCGACATACCGGTCATTTTCTTCTTCTCGCATTCCTCGCAGCTGCCCGACAACCCGCTGGATCCACCGCAGGCGCAGGCTCGCTGCAGCAAGCCCGGAAGGCTTGCACCCTGAACTTCACCGCCGATGCCCTGGGAAACGACCTGCACCTTCATGATCCTTACGGAATCTCCTTGATTCTGAAATACCGGCGTAGCTGAACGATCCCGCTGAGGATCTCATAGTCCTGGGTGTTCGGCATGGAGGTCAGCTTCGTGGGATATAACAACACCACTCCTCCGCCGACCTGGTGACTTCCTCCCAGCTTGACGCCGTGTTTACGGAGCCAGTCGTTCAACAGCTTCACGTCCGTCGTATCCGGCCCTGCCTTCGGCAACGACTCACCCTTCAACCAGGCAGAGAGGTTGCTATTGGCCTGTCCCGCCGGACTCCCCGGCGCGCCCAATCGTCCGCCGGAAGGCTTGATCATCCACTCGGTCGTGGGTCGGCCAGGGATGACTCGTTGGTTGTGGCGGTTGATTTCCTCCAACACCGCAATGCCTTCAAAGCGCGAGGGATCGCCCTTCCCCGGTCCTCCCGGCCCCGCCGCTCCGCCCTTGCCGGTTCTGATGTACCAAGCCTGTGGTCCGCCTTCCAAAGTATCCACAATGCCGAGCTGTCTCCCGCTATAGGAATAGGTGCCCCACTCCTTCGCGGAGAACAGTGGAATTTTTTGCGTCGTGATCTGATCTTGAAGATCCCGGTCGGTCACCTCGATCTCGGTCGTATAGTCATCGTCCACCGTGTGGCTACTGGCATGCATGACGATTTCGTAATGACCGGACTTCGCCTTCCGCTTGGCGCTGAACTTGTTAATCCAGCGATATTTTTTCTTGAGCGGAGCCAGCGACGCGAGGACGGTGGGAACCGCACTGTCCTTCGTATCGTGAACTTCGACGATGGCGCGGGCCGCGCCGAGCGCGAACGGCAGTTGCGCGGATTTTTCCCGCCCGTCTGCCGCATCAGGCTTGTCGAGCTTCCCCTTGGATGTCTTGCGATCGGGAACGAGTTTTTCCAGTTTGACGAGGAGCCCTTCAACGATCTTTGCCAGTTTGCCCCCGACCTTACCTAGTTTCCCCACCCACTTGACGACGTTGGCGATTGCGGCCGTAAAGATGGCCATTGCCACTTCGGCCAGGATGTAGCCGATGACGGTGCCGCGAAAATGCCATTTGCGGTAGGGATTGGGATCCTTCACCCAGCAATACAGAAAATCCTCGATGGATTTCGCCAGGAGGCCGCCGATCGCCGTCAACAACTCTCCGGCCAGCTCTTTGACCTCGTCTGCGGACATCTCCTTGATCACGGCAATCATGTCGGAGGCGGCCTTCAGCATCTCGCCATTCACCAGACTCAACATACCGTTGAAGATGCCCGACACCATGTCGTAGATCCCGATAAACACGTCGAGGACCGATTGCACGAAACCTTCCACCACCCCCACCGAAAAGCCGGCGATCCCTTTCCCCGTTTCAACCGCGCTGTTCATCCAATCGGGACGGGACGGCAGGATGTCGGCTTGCTTCAACTGTTCCACATAGCTGATACCCGGCAGCCAGATCCGCTCTCCCGCGACCAACTCGACCGAATCGAACAGGTCTTGTGTGCCCCCTCGATAGGGATCAATCCGTTCGACGAGATCGAAGTCCTCCTGCGCCTTCTTGAATTTTTGTTCGTTGATCCTGACGCCTTTTTTTGTCTCAGGGTTGCTCTGGCTCGCGACGTACACCGCCATGGCCAGCGACCGCGCATCATCCCCGACCGTGATCGGATAGGTCTTGTACTGACAATGGCTCTGCACTACTTTGCTCAAGGAGTCTTTTCCTTGAACCGGGTAAAGGAGCGCCTCGGTGTCGGGAAGCGGCGTCTTCCACCAGACGTAATCATCGGAGGCGTATCCGAACGTGCCGACGTGACCGGCCCGGCCGCAACTCTTGTCAACGGCATCGCCGACGACGCTCACGGCCAACCAATGACTCTCCGGATTGTGACTGAGGATGTGTACCTTCGTGCTTTGCGGCAACCGGGCAAGGGGCGATCCCGCCGTACTCGCCTGCTCTCGAAGATTCACGCCGCTTTCCTTGTAGACGATGCCGAGCTTGTTCACGGCAGCCCATCCCGGGCCGGCGTGTTCGGGCCCTTCGGGATCGGTTGCCTGTCTCGCGAGCCGACCGGTCGGAGGTCTGTCGCCGACCAACCGGTTCTCGGGGTCTTGTTGCACGACATGAGCAAGCTCATGAGCCATCAAGCGACGTCCATCCGGGGTTCCCGGCGAATATTGTCCTGCCCCGAAGACAATGTTGCGGCCGACTGTGTATGCCAGCGCATCCACCGTCCGCGCAGATCCGGCGGCCCTGCCGTCGGCATGGACGCGGACACGGCTAAAATCGTAACCGAAACGATCCTCGAAAAAGACGCGGGTGGCACTATCGAGGGGCCGTCCCGGCGCCGAGAGGACATCCTCCACCGTAGGCGGCGCCGTCATGGTTGCCGAGCCCACGGAGCCACCAAGCCGGCGTTGCACAGCCGGCCGGGGACCGGCCGGTTTCCAAGCCCCGTCTCGCGATGGTTCCGGCAGCCCCATCACCTGCTCCGCCACCCGATCCGCCTCCTGCTCGTACGCATCACCGGGCTCATTGACGACCAACTTTCGCTGCATCTCCCTGCCGACCAGTCCTGTGTGCGGGGAGGCGGCGCACGTTCCCCGAAAGCCCGCCGATGCCCGGCACACACCGGCCCGCTGCTCCGTGCCGTGCAGGGATGGGGCAGCAGCACCAGGAAGGGGCATTACCTGTCCTTTCGACGCTTTCATAGTTGCCCGCCCACCTTCGGCCTGACAACGATATGAGACAACGGTCCTCCGGCCCTCTGATAGAACCGGATGGTGTTCCCCATCTGCCCGCCCGCCATCTGATCCGCTCGCGCATGGAGAACAGGCTTCGACACATCACTCGGCTTGGACAGCCAGAATGATGCGCCGGGCAGTTTGAAAGCGATGTGGCTGGGCCCCTCCGAGGTATTCTGAAAACCACTTCCATACAACGCGAGATGAGCATTCGATTCCGAAGCGGTGGGCGTGGCCTCGAATTGCGCGTTCATGAAAAAGTCCCAGAGGGCCGAAGGTGGAAAACTACCCTGAGCGGCCTGTCGGCTGTAGACCGTATCAGGATGTTCACCTTCTGGGATGGCGACACCCAACGAGACCAGGAATGCCTCGCGCCGGTCCCACACGGCAGAAACCGGATCACGGAAGGCAAACGTTCCGAGCGCCCAGCCGAGGCAATTCCCCAGTGCTCGACACAGAACGAGAGAGTGAGGTTCCACAACGAACGCGTGCGTGCCGCTATTCAATTGAGGATACCGATCATAGTGGTCGCGGATTTCGATGTAGAACGAATTGCTCTGTGTCTTGATGCGCGCAATATCGGGATTCACCATGAGGTCGTACGGCCTCCCCGCGATGACCACCTCATGCGTGCTCCCGAGTTCAGAGGTGAGAGCGACAGCTTCGACGTGCGGCTGTTCCGAATCGGTTCCACATGCACGTTGGAGCAGCCCCTGCGTCCCTCCTTGAATTTGATGTACAGAGACAGACCCGAAGTCGTGCGCAAAGCGCGTTTCGTGGCAGATCCTCGCGGAGGAGTCCGGCGACTGTCCCTGGAACTGAACCGTCTCGTGCAGGATCGGAGCCGCATGGCCATTTGTATCGGCGACGGTTCTTTTCCTCGACGCGCCGAACGATACGGCTGGCCGTCCTGCAGCGGGTTTCGTCGCTCGGCCCCTGTTGGCTCGCGCCATCATCCTTGTCTACCTTAAGATCCCGAGTCGGGCCATTGGAGAATCGGCATGCGCGACCGGATAAAATCCAGAAAGATGCCCCGGGTCGTGTCGGACCAACCGGCGCTAGTGAACTCAAACGTGTCGCGAATGAACGCGTCGGCATCCGCACAGTCGCAGTGACATCGCAATGCGGTGAGAATGCCGTTGATGCTCTCGTAGGGACTGAACAGCGCATCGCGATAGGCGGACTGCAAGTTGTCGAGCAAGGCGCCATAGTCGCCGACACGGGTGCGGCGCCGAACTGACGTGAAGACCGGCTCGAACTCAGCCAGGATCGCACTGAGTTCGCTCAGGTAAAAGTCGAGTGGGTATTCGGTCCCGTCGGAAGCCCGGTACAGTGTCGTCGAGCGTGTGCAGGAGCCGCCGATGTCCGGATGGGCCGTGCTGTCATACCGAATATGCTGCGCTTCGTGGACGAGTAATTCACGCAACCACTGCACCCAGTACTCCCGTGGATATCCTCCGACCATGCGCGGCGGCGGGAGGTCCGTCGCCTCATCGATCAGTCGGTCTGTCTCCGCAGGAACAAACATGCACATGGCATCACGAGGGCCGGCGAAGGGGGGTACGACACCGGTGAGGCTCGCACAGGGTCCTGCGGCGGCCCCGGTGGAGGCCCCAAGGTCGCGATCGACCAGCACGCCATAGAAGGCAGAGAGGTCTATGCCCTCCGCAGCGGCAAACGCCTCGACGTGTTGTGCGCGGCTTCCATGCCCGGAGGCCACAACCGCAGCGGGGTCCCGCCTCGCCTCCTCAGAACGGGCCGTGCGCCCCGACGCTTCAGCCGCATATTCCGAAGCATTAAACGGACCCGGATCGCCGGAGATCGGCTCGGTGCAGGTTCTGCCCGTGACGCATTGACGCTGGATCCCGAAAGCGGTCCGCGACCCTCCCTGCTGGATCACATGGGCCAGCTCGTGTGCGAGAAGCTGCCGCCCGGCGCTGTCATGTGGTGCATACCGACCCTGCGCGAACACGATATCCTGCCCACTCGTATACGCCAGAGCGTTCACCGACGCGGCGGATCTGGCTGCTCGGTCGTCGCGGTGCACTCGAATCTGTCCGAAGTCATGTCCGAAACGTGGCTCGAAAAATGCTCTGGTTGCCCGGTCAAGTGGGTGGCCCTGAGAAGCCAGCACGTCTTCCACAATGGGCGGGACCACACGCGCCGCTGCTCCCCCGAGGCCGTTCACGCGGAGTCGAACGAGCGAGGCCGGTGTGCTGTCCCGCGCTGTTGTCACCGAGGCTGGATGCCCCATATCCAGTACCTGCTCGGCCACGCGATCGGCTTCTACTTCGTACGCATCGCCAGGATTTCCGATGGCAAGCTGGTGCTGGATCGGTCTTCCCAAGAACTTGCGGCTCTTACAGGATTCGCACTCCCCGCTCAGCTCCGCCGAACCACCGCACGCGCATTGCCGCTGAATGAATAGACCGGACGGCGGGTTCGTGGGCGTCTTCGCGGCGGTTTGCACGGCGGCAGTCGTACTCACCGTCCTAATCCCTTTCCGATCCCATTTGCCGTGTCTTGACCAACCTGGCGTGGATCCGTTTCGCCGGTCAACGAAATCGCCTTCGTCCGAAGACGCGGCACCTCACCCAGGCTCGCGAGCCGCTCCGCCATGCCCGGCTCCGCGAGCAGCAGCGACAGTTGCTCTTGTAGTCCTTGCGCGACGGCATGCCGGTCCTCGAAGCGGAAGCCCTTCAGCACGAGGCTCTGGATGTTCACGACGACCCGCTTCATACCCACCCCCTGGTTTCCGCATCGGACAACGGGCGTTCGCGTTTCGCCGCTTCGGTATGCGCGGCCTGCAGGAGATGCTTCATGCCCACCACCGCTCCTTCATCCGCAGCCAGGAACGCGGCATTGAGGGCGATGCTGCGGATATTGCCGCCGGACATGCTGAGCCTGGCGAGTTTGGCGTAGTCGAGCTGCTCGACCGGTGTGGCAGCGGGAAAGATGCGGCGCCAGATCAATTCCCGCTGCTGCTGGTCGGGAAAGGGAAACTGCACCACGAAACTGAGGCGGCGCGAAAATGCGACATCCAGCGCCGCCTTCATGTTGGTCGTCAGAATCGCCAGCCCGCGATAGGCCTCCATCCGTTGCAACAGATAACTCACCTCGATATTCGCGTAGCGATCATGGCTGTCGCGCACTTCGCTGCGTTTCCCGAACAATGCGTCGGCTTCATCGAACAGCAACATGGCCCCGCTGGTCTCCGCCGCGTCGAACACGCGTCGCAGGTTACGCTCCGTCTCGCCGATGTATTTGCTGACGACCCCGGAGAGATCGATACGATACAGATCGAGATGCAGTTCGTTCGCCAGCACTTCCGCCGCCATGGTCTTGCCCGTGCCGCTTTCGCCCGCGAACAGCGCGCTGATTCCCAGACCGCGCACTCCTTTTCCCGCAAAGCCCCACTGTTGATAGACCATCAGCCGGTGCTTCGCGTGGGCCGCAATCTGCCGTAAGGTTCGCTGCTGCGCCTCCGGCAACACCAGATCGTTCCACCCTGCCACCGGGTCCAAACGCTGCGCCAGATCGTCCAACCGGGAACGGCTCACACTTCGGCACGCATTCCACAACGCGCTGTCCGCCTCACTCCCTGACTCTGCCACGTCACGCAACCCGGCACCGGCCGTCATGATTGCTTTGGCACTTAAGGAAAACTGGGAGGCCACGCCGTCAAGGGTTCCATTCATGCGGGCCGTGGCCGGGCCGAGCACCTGCTCCCACAATTGCCTCTGCTCGGTACCGTCCGGCTTGTTGACGGCATACCGGATGGTCGCCCGTTTGTATGAAGGCACGTCGCGACCGGCGATGAACAATGGGCTGCTGCCTCGCTCGGCGAGATGCACCACGGCCTTCGACGGCGCTCCGTCATGGCAATGGATCAGGAGAATCGCGCCCAGCAGGGCCGCCTCGCGTTGCCACAGAATCGCAAAGGCATCGGCCTCCGTTGAATGAGCCGGCAGGTCGTCGGCCTGCGCGCAATACAACTTCACTTGAAGGTGGGCGGCGACCGCCGCCGCCACATCGGCCTGTCCATCGACATCGTCGCCCGACAACAGCACGACGGGGTAGGACGAAGAGCGCTCCCGCAATCGCTCCAGCACCGACTGGCACACGTGCCGATGTTTTTCAGCCATGATCTCCGGAGCGGGCAACGGACTCAGCAGCGGGTGAAGGCGCGGGTCGAGATAGTTGACGCCGGCCAGATAGTGCAACACCCGTTCGTCGATGCGCAGCCGTCCGTTCACCAGTCCGGCACTGTCGTCGACTTCCAGCAAACGCCACCGACGCAACGGCCCCATCGCTGCCAACGCGCTCCAGTGCGAATGGTCCAGCGCCGCCAAGGCCAAACCGAACGTCGCGTGTGGCCGCGGCGCTTGTGATTGCCCCAAGGCCGCCGCGCACACACGCCCGAGTTCGGCATCCATTTCCACTCCGGCCACCAGGAGCAGGAGGTCGCGTTCGAAGGCGCTCAGACCGAACAGCTCGGACAGGGTGTCGATGGCGGCCGGTGCAGGAAGCGCCGCATGGGCCGCCTCCACCCGTGCCGCAACCAGGCGTTCATCATGTTCGGCGCCCAGCCGAAGTTTCAGACGGGAAAACTCGGCCGCCAGATAGGCTTGGTTCGCATCGCACCATGCGGCGGAGGTCTCGGCGGTCGTCATGTGATCGTCACCCGATAGTTGTAAAAGGCCGGCGGAACGGCCGACCGGTCGATAATCGGACTGTCGATACCATCCACTCGTATCCGGAGCAGAAACTCTCCCGTCGGGGCATCGGCGACAGCGACGGTCACCGTTCCGGTCGCGACGGTGATCGGAGCGACCGGGATCTCGCGGGTGCCCAGCAGCAACGACACCGTCTGCCCCGGCTGGATCTGCGGCTGCACCGAAAGTACGAGGGTGGCCACTCCGCTCCCGTCCCGGACGACTGCAACCGGCATCGCGCTCGTGATCTCCGGCCCGATCACGAGCGCCACGGCGTTACTGATGCGTGGATCGGATTCGCCGGGACGAATGACCCGCATCGCCAGTTGATACAAGCCGGCCGGCACGGCCGGCACCGTGAAGGAGGCCAGACCCTCCCCTCCCCCTGCGACCGGCAACGCCTGTTCGATGTCAAATCGACTGTTCGAGAGCAGGACTGCGCGATTGGTGCCATCGAGATGATGGCCCGTGAGTTCGACGATCGCGCCGACCGTGGCAGCCGGCTGTCCGTTGGTTGCAGCCGCAGTCTGAATGGTGGGAAAGGGCGGGAGCAGATCGGCCTGCACCACCACACCCCGGTCCCGCTTCGTGACCGGGTCGACAGGGCCTCGACTCAGGACCGGCAGCGTCGATCGCGTCGGTTTGGAGGACTCGATCAGCACGACTGTCGCCACGTACGCCGCGGAAGGCCGGTAATGGGACTGCACCGCGGTCCAGAGTTTCGACATTTCCTCGCTGCTGAGGGGATCCGGCACCAGTTTGATCTGTTCGACCTGATCCGCCAGCCCGCACTCAGCCAAGGCTCGAAGCGCCGGCGGCAAGGTGGTATCGACCGACGGCGACGGGGTCAATGCCGTCGTGATGGCGCGGCGATCCAGCACCGGCACCTCATGGAGTAACTGCATGGCGTACCCGAGTAGAATTTCGCTGCCCAATTCTTCCGCGCTGTAGGCACTCAGCAGGTAATGCAGATCCAGGGCCAGCGGCGGATTGCTGAGGCGCTGCATGCCCGACCCATCGCGAGAGGGCAATGCATGGTTGCGCCAGCCGGTATTGAACGTCACTTGATGGAGGAAGAGATTCAGCTGGGTGCTTTCTGTTCCGTTGACCGGCACCACACGATCCGGAGGCAATGCACTCACAGTCACGGTACTGCCAAGCAGCCCGCTGACGTTGTGATTGATCAACCCATCGTTCAGTAGATCTCGCAGCACGGCCGTCACGCCGGCAATGGCCAATGCCGTGCTCACGATCTTCCTCCCTGACGACGCGTCAAATAGTCTTCCAAGGACATCGCCGGCCGGCGAGTCGCCGGTTTCCGTTTCGTGTCTGGCGCAGTGGACACCGCCGTCACTTCAATCCGCCCGATGGTGACTTCCACAGGAGGTTCGGTTGGAGCCACGTTGATCTGTTGCGTCCTCCGACCCGTGCCCGACCCAGACGCCAACGAAGGCGGGGCCGCAGCGGAGGAACGAGGCATAGCCTGACGAGTCTCCACCAGGCGCGGCGGCGGTTCGATGCGGGCCGTAGGAGGCAGAGGCGCGGAGCCGAGGCGGCCTGCGATGTTCGGTTGGGTCGTCCCCCTCTGACGACTCGGTGCAGTGTTGCGAATCGTCACCGAACTCACATGCGGCGATGCGAGCGTCTCATGGGTCGGCTGAGGAACGACTGCCGAGGCGTTCCTCACCAACGGCGCAAGCGACGATTCGGCTTGGCGCGGCCCCTGCACAGCATGCGGGGTCGGCCGTGAAGCGGGAGCCGGCGGTCGCCTCTCCCGTTGATCAGTCTGCGTCAGCAGCCCGCCTTCGTGATCGCCCTGGCGGATGGATGTCGGTGGCGCTTGGTTTGCGTCAGCTGGCGGCAACAACGAATCGACCACCGGGAACTCGGACAGCCCCGTCCGACTCCCCGCCGGTGCGAACATCGATGGGGTGCGCGGCTGAACCATGGCCACGGTCCCGGCCTGCCGCTCCACCAATCTGGTGACAAAATCGCTCATGCCAAGGCCATCTCCACATAGAGCCCTCGACGCTGTTCACTCATGCGGAGGACCTCTCCTTCCGTCCAACCGTAGGTCCGTGCCAACAGATCAACTTCCTGCAAGAGTCGTCGGCTCCTCGCCTGGAGTTCATTCCAGAAGAACGTGATGGTATCGAACAGCGCCTGCCACTGGGCTCCGCAGGCCTCGCATCGCAGATCGATGAGCACTTCGGCCAGGGGATCCAGTTCACCCAATCGTCCGGCCAGGGCCACTTCGTTCACCTCAGTCCACGCCGACCTCTCGTCGTCCCCGGCCACCCCGCGGACGCAACGGGACAGAATGATGCGCCGGGCCTGGTCCGGATCCGCCGCCGTGATCGCGAGTGCCAGGTCCCGGCTGTTCGGCCCCCGCAACTCCCACAAGCGGCCGTCTTGTTCCACCCTCGTCCAAGCGGCGTCCGAGGTGACCGCCGATGCCAGGAGCGCGGCACAGGACAGTTCGAATTCGAGCCCGTTGCGACAGGTCGGACATTCCGCATAGGCCTCTATGCGATCACCGATGGTGTGCCGACGAAGATCCAGCACATGCGCATCGCGCCGCCCAACCGTCCATTCGCAGAGCGCCTCAAACGACTCCTCAGGGTACGCGTACCGCAACAACAGCAAGGCTTGGTCGATGGGATGCCGGCCCACTCCCTGCTCCCACACCTCCAACAGCGCGGCGGCGGACAGGCCCTGGTCTGAATCCTGGGTCATGCTCACGGCTCCGTAAAGGTCGGCTCAGACGGTTCCGTTACCTCGTAATCCCTCTCCCAGCCCTCGTTTTCGAGCTTGAGCGTCTGGATCGCCACCGCATTGGCATTGGCATCCAGGTCCGGCTGAGCCTGGTATTCAGACACCCAACAGCGAAACACCTTGTAGGCGATCGCCAGTTGTCCGGCCTCGTTGTACAACTCGATGATGATGTCCTTCCGGAAATCCTTCAGCGACACTTCCGCCCCCAAGCCGGAGCCGAAATTCCAGACCTTGTTCGCCCACTGCTCGAAGGCCGTGTCGTGCGTGACGCCCCGTTCGAGCGTAATGGCTTCGAACTTGGTGCGGCCGGGAGACTTACGGCTGGTGCTGGGGTCGCCGCCCTCGCGATGCTCGACGACTTCGGTCGAACGCTTCAGAGACCCGACCTTGCTGACGCCGGCCACATAGCGCCCGTCCCATTTGACCCGAAACTTGAAATTCTTATAGGGATCGAATCGATGCGTGTTCACGGTGAACTGAGCCATGTGTTCCTCCTGTTAGCAGGATACTGAAAAAAAATTGCCACCTCTGTTTCCGCATCGCACAGAGGCTCGACGCACGGGGATAGTACGCCTCGCCCCTGCGCTCGCTGCGGCCGCGGCGGACGGCCTTTTTGAGCATCCGGCGAGTGGTGATACAATCGTTTCCCTATCCACTCATACATTTCATACATTCATCTGGCCCCGACGCGCGGCTGTTTCACCAGCCGCTAGGTCGCAATCTGGCCGGCCATCTGCTGGAGCTTGATAATGACGAACTCCGCAGGCTTGAGCGGGGCGAACCCGACGACGATATTGACGATGCCGAGGTTGATGTCGTTCTGCGTCGTGGTCTCTTTGTCACACTTCACGAAGTAGGCATCCTTCGGGGTCGTCCCCTGAAACGCACCCTGCCGAAACAGATTGTGCATGAAGGCGCCGAGGTTCAGCCTGATCTGCGCCCACAGGGGCTCGTCGTTCGGCTCGAATACCACCCACTGCGTGCCGCGATAGAGACTTTCTTCGAGAAAGAGCGCCAGGCGTCGGACGGGTACGTATTTGTATTCGTCAGCCGCCGCATCGGCGCCTCGCATGGTCCGCGAGCCCCATACAACCCGCCCGTGCACCGGAAACGTGCGCAGACAGTTGATCCCCAAAGGATTGAGCAGCCCGTTTTCGGCATCCGTCATGTCGAGTTGCAGTCCGGCCACACCGTTCAAGGCGGCCTCCAACCCGGCGGGGGCTTTCCAGACCCCGCGCTGGGTGTCGGTGCGTGCCATGATGCCGGCAATGACGCCGCACGGCACGAAGGTTTCCACCTGACCGCCCAACTGGGGGTCCGCCTGTTTGATGCGAGGGAAATAGACCGCCGCGTTCCGCGCCATGTCTCCATTCAAGTTCATGCTCGCAACCCCGGCTGCGGCCGTGCTCACCGACCACCCGACCTTGGGATCGACCAGCAACATGGCGCGCCGTTTCACGCAGTAGCTCAGCGCCTCCTGATACACGGCGTCGGGAACATCACCGCCTCGGGCATCGGACAGGATACAGAGGAGGTTGAAAAGGTCGACCTTCTCCAATTGGTAGAGCCCCGTCTTGGACGCGAGGCTGCCGTTGTAGGCCGTGGCATCGAGCACCGCACTGTCGACCGCCACGTCGGCGGGAGCCGCATTTTTTGCGGGCGTGGACTTCGTACCGGCCGTCCAGACATCGGCATCCGCCAGAGTGCCTGCATGCGCAGTGGGAGATGTATTGGAAGGAAGGCTCGACGTCATACGCACGAGGGTCGACTCGGCGGCCAACACGCGATCGGCACGCCGCGCACTCTCCTTCGTGGTGAGGTTCAGGAACGTTTCCGTGACGCCTGTGCTCCCGTCACGCACCGTCAGGTCGAAGAGGTCGGCCGGTTGTACGCCAAGCCGCGTCGCCACCGCAATCAGGTTCGGGTCCGTCACCGCCTTCTTGTCCACGCGAGCTCTCACCTGCATGCCCCAGGCGCCTTCCGACGCGGCCTGCAAGGTCAGGTTGGGAACTTCGTACGTCGCTTTGCTGGCGCTTCCCACGGTGGCTTTGTAGAGCCGCACGATCACGGCCTGACTGCCGCCGTTGAGAAAAAAATCCCGGACGGCGTAGCTCAGCGTCATAT
It contains:
- a CDS encoding ATP-binding protein, translated to MTTAETSAAWCDANQAYLAAEFSRLKLRLGAEHDERLVAARVEAAHAALPAPAAIDTLSELFGLSAFERDLLLLVAGVEMDAELGRVCAAALGQSQAPRPHATFGLALAALDHSHWSALAAMGPLRRWRLLEVDDSAGLVNGRLRIDERVLHYLAGVNYLDPRLHPLLSPLPAPEIMAEKHRHVCQSVLERLRERSSSYPVVLLSGDDVDGQADVAAAVAAHLQVKLYCAQADDLPAHSTEADAFAILWQREAALLGAILLIHCHDGAPSKAVVHLAERGSSPLFIAGRDVPSYKRATIRYAVNKPDGTEQRQLWEQVLGPATARMNGTLDGVASQFSLSAKAIMTAGAGLRDVAESGSEADSALWNACRSVSRSRLDDLAQRLDPVAGWNDLVLPEAQQRTLRQIAAHAKHRLMVYQQWGFAGKGVRGLGISALFAGESGTGKTMAAEVLANELHLDLYRIDLSGVVSKYIGETERNLRRVFDAAETSGAMLLFDEADALFGKRSEVRDSHDRYANIEVSYLLQRMEAYRGLAILTTNMKAALDVAFSRRLSFVVQFPFPDQQQRELIWRRIFPAATPVEQLDYAKLARLSMSGGNIRSIALNAAFLAADEGAVVGMKHLLQAAHTEAAKRERPLSDAETRGWV
- a CDS encoding DUF4255 domain-containing protein — its product is MSTALAIAGVTAVLRDLLNDGLINHNVSGLLGSTVTVSALPPDRVVPVNGTESTQLNLFLHQVTFNTGWRNHALPSRDGSGMQRLSNPPLALDLHYLLSAYSAEELGSEILLGYAMQLLHEVPVLDRRAITTALTPSPSVDTTLPPALRALAECGLADQVEQIKLVPDPLSSEEMSKLWTAVQSHYRPSAAYVATVVLIESSKPTRSTLPVLSRGPVDPVTKRDRGVVVQADLLPPFPTIQTAAATNGQPAATVGAIVELTGHHLDGTNRAVLLSNSRFDIEQALPVAGGGEGLASFTVPAVPAGLYQLAMRVIRPGESDPRISNAVALVIGPEITSAMPVAVVRDGSGVATLVLSVQPQIQPGQTVSLLLGTREIPVAPITVATGTVTVAVADAPTGEFLLRIRVDGIDSPIIDRSAVPPAFYNYRVTIT
- a CDS encoding phage tail protein, which translates into the protein MAQFTVNTHRFDPYKNFKFRVKWDGRYVAGVSKVGSLKRSTEVVEHREGGDPSTSRKSPGRTKFEAITLERGVTHDTAFEQWANKVWNFGSGLGAEVSLKDFRKDIIIELYNEAGQLAIAYKVFRCWVSEYQAQPDLDANANAVAIQTLKLENEGWERDYEVTEPSEPTFTEP
- a CDS encoding phage tail sheath family protein; the protein is MPVQPTYPGVYIEELPSGVRTITGVATSITAFVGKAVRGPVDRPVTITSFADFERIFGGLHRDMTLSYAVRDFFLNGGSQAVIVRLYKATVGSASKATYEVPNLTLQAASEGAWGMQVRARVDKKAVTDPNLIAVATRLGVQPADLFDLTVRDGSTGVTETFLNLTTKESARRADRVLAAESTLVRMTSSLPSNTSPTAHAGTLADADVWTAGTKSTPAKNAAPADVAVDSAVLDATAYNGSLASKTGLYQLEKVDLFNLLCILSDARGGDVPDAVYQEALSYCVKRRAMLLVDPKVGWSVSTAAAGVASMNLNGDMARNAAVYFPRIKQADPQLGGQVETFVPCGVIAGIMARTDTQRGVWKAPAGLEAALNGVAGLQLDMTDAENGLLNPLGINCLRTFPVHGRVVWGSRTMRGADAAADEYKYVPVRRLALFLEESLYRGTQWVVFEPNDEPLWAQIRLNLGAFMHNLFRQGAFQGTTPKDAYFVKCDKETTTQNDINLGIVNIVVGFAPLKPAEFVIIKLQQMAGQIAT